From Methylomonas sp. EFPC3, a single genomic window includes:
- a CDS encoding HupE/UreJ family protein, translated as MSKSFKRFLLTILMFSAGSMPAYAHPFHEAGEAIGFGSGLLHPFSSSDHILTMLFVGLWICRSGHGRAVVSLALTFLALLLLGGAMALVPLEIAHPETLMYAGILVLGLLLASGRQLHWALSLSVIAGVAVCHGYAHAYDIWLDSDALGYTAGFTLATLSQLALGVAANRAIPALLAAPARWGVARIN; from the coding sequence ATGAGCAAGTCTTTCAAGCGTTTTTTGTTAACGATATTAATGTTTTCGGCCGGTTCGATGCCAGCCTATGCCCATCCTTTCCATGAGGCCGGCGAAGCGATCGGTTTCGGCAGCGGATTGCTGCATCCTTTTTCCAGTTCGGACCATATCTTGACGATGCTTTTTGTCGGGTTGTGGATCTGCCGTAGCGGCCATGGTCGAGCCGTCGTCTCGCTGGCGCTGACGTTCCTGGCGTTGCTGTTGTTGGGCGGCGCAATGGCTTTGGTTCCGCTGGAGATTGCCCATCCCGAAACGCTGATGTACGCCGGCATTTTGGTGCTGGGCTTACTGCTGGCGTCGGGACGCCAATTGCATTGGGCTTTGTCGTTATCGGTGATTGCCGGCGTCGCGGTATGCCATGGATACGCCCATGCTTACGATATTTGGCTGGATAGCGACGCGCTCGGTTATACCGCAGGTTTTACCTTAGCGACTTTGAGTCAACTAGCGCTCGGCGTTGCCGCAAATCGGGCCATCCCGGCATTGCTGGCCGCGCCAGCCCGCTGGGGCGTAGCCCGAATAAATTAA
- a CDS encoding DUF2490 domain-containing protein, translated as MRNFLPRRTAACLLLPATFAAAAGPVRDDFGVWISNTYQTDFGGSPYLAFLELAPRTKTDNDQFAQIIVRPLVGYKLTKKLQLWAGYTWQGEYNEQTDFELATNDAMQQLQWVDNWSPEWNFQYRFRLEQRFFSEEDNVAHRMRHRVRLVYSIPDTKAYLIAIDELFVYFNSLDDGRLARSVQTGINQNRSYLGIGYKLTPELNVDTGYQLQYVHNYGAPDLVNHVWFTNINVNF; from the coding sequence ATGCGCAATTTTTTACCACGCCGGACGGCAGCCTGCCTGCTGTTGCCGGCAACATTCGCCGCGGCGGCCGGCCCGGTCCGCGACGATTTCGGCGTCTGGATCAGCAATACTTACCAAACCGACTTCGGCGGCAGCCCCTATCTGGCTTTTTTGGAACTGGCGCCCAGAACCAAGACCGACAACGACCAGTTCGCCCAAATCATCGTCCGGCCGCTGGTCGGTTACAAGCTGACCAAAAAGCTGCAACTCTGGGCCGGCTACACCTGGCAAGGCGAATACAACGAGCAGACCGATTTCGAATTGGCCACCAACGACGCCATGCAACAGTTGCAATGGGTCGACAACTGGTCACCGGAGTGGAATTTTCAGTACCGCTTCCGCCTGGAGCAACGCTTTTTCTCCGAAGAAGACAACGTCGCCCACCGCATGCGCCACCGCGTTCGTTTGGTGTACTCGATACCCGACACCAAAGCCTACCTGATAGCCATAGACGAGCTCTTCGTCTATTTCAATTCGCTGGACGACGGCCGCCTGGCGCGTTCGGTGCAAACCGGCATCAACCAGAACCGCAGCTACCTCGGCATCGGTTATAAATTGACGCCGGAGCTGAACGTCGACACCGGCTACCAACTGCAATACGTGCACAACTACGGCGCGCCGGATTTGGTCAACCATGTCTGGTTTACCAACATCAACGTCAACTTCTGA
- a CDS encoding copper resistance protein CopC: MPKLLNLLVPIWLVLAGPNALAEGVLLKSEPKNDAEVSNFDGTVKFWFSGNVGERSPSVVVVDAHGKRVDNGDTRLVLGERHRLTATTQALPPGPYAVRYRVITEDGLVVSGISKFTVVAAAASPEAKP; this comes from the coding sequence ATGCCCAAGTTGTTAAATCTACTCGTCCCGATATGGCTGGTTTTGGCCGGCCCAAACGCTCTGGCGGAAGGCGTTTTGCTGAAATCAGAGCCGAAAAACGACGCCGAAGTGAGCAATTTCGATGGCACCGTCAAATTCTGGTTCAGCGGCAATGTCGGCGAACGCTCGCCGTCGGTCGTCGTGGTCGATGCCCACGGCAAACGGGTCGACAACGGCGACACCCGTCTGGTGTTGGGCGAACGCCACCGACTAACCGCAACCACCCAAGCCCTGCCGCCCGGCCCTTACGCCGTCCGCTATCGGGTGATTACCGAGGACGGGCTGGTGGTCAGCGGCATCTCCAAGTTTACCGTCGTCGCCGCAGCGGCGAGTCCGGAGGCCAAGCCATGA
- the nikR gene encoding nickel-responsive transcriptional regulator NikR — MERFTISLSDELAAEFDQWIAARGYSNRSEAVRDLLRKEIETKRLKQDQAIYSIATLSYVYNHHERNLAERLTGHQHDAHDLVVSSMHVHLDHDDCLETLFLRGLTARIRGFADKLSAETGVRHASLNMVPVKMASVSHQHDHHGHSHSHIHPHS, encoded by the coding sequence GTGGAACGTTTTACTATCTCTCTCAGCGACGAGCTGGCGGCGGAATTCGACCAATGGATCGCCGCCCGCGGCTATTCCAACCGCTCCGAAGCCGTCCGCGACCTGTTGCGCAAGGAAATCGAGACCAAACGGCTGAAACAGGATCAAGCCATCTACAGCATCGCCACGCTGTCCTATGTTTACAACCACCACGAACGCAACCTGGCGGAGCGCCTGACCGGCCACCAGCACGACGCCCACGATCTGGTGGTATCGTCGATGCACGTGCATCTGGATCACGACGACTGCCTGGAAACCTTGTTTCTGCGCGGGCTGACCGCGCGCATCCGCGGGTTTGCCGACAAGCTGTCCGCCGAAACCGGCGTCCGCCACGCTTCGCTTAACATGGTGCCGGTGAAAATGGCCTCTGTCAGCCACCAACACGACCACCACGGCCATAGCCATTCGCATATTCATCCGCATAGCTGA
- a CDS encoding HupE/UreJ family protein, whose translation MKLRRSRSPSEVLPAGLRLLGFGLPLLAVVAWFGVQFVGLDALGWNNGFNHPLAGWDHLLAMLAVGIWAAQLRGHAVWMLPLAFVGVMSLGGLAGAAGITIPSVEGIILLSCAVFALLITRKIRFSGKINVLIVAFFAFFHGFAHGQEISTSASLISYTLGFMLATLLLHGAGILVAKLVALAATFLLTAMFSQSVWAKAGPTETAEPAAWTHLQADAGFYSANLAGYGGDWDLAAENSHGAAANSSAKAALAKPPAGFAVAGAESVAAGVLPVLDCFAVALADMARNCLSGFKQRFPDINQTPGTQLLSSGVGRTSPPCSVSASPAPISLAFRSTPSVSAESIQQIRAESFGAAPDTRNFYRLHATAFCAAGNGLARYCLGAGRSRSFAASKTAFHIQSGSRPVFITTTTATIFAL comes from the coding sequence ATGAAATTGCGCCGTTCTCGCTCCCCATCCGAAGTGTTGCCTGCCGGGCTGCGGCTGCTCGGCTTCGGTTTGCCGTTATTGGCAGTGGTGGCCTGGTTCGGTGTGCAATTTGTCGGATTGGACGCGCTGGGCTGGAACAATGGCTTCAACCACCCGCTGGCCGGGTGGGATCATTTGCTGGCGATGCTGGCGGTCGGAATTTGGGCCGCGCAATTGCGCGGTCATGCCGTCTGGATGCTGCCGCTGGCCTTCGTCGGCGTGATGAGTCTGGGCGGTTTGGCCGGCGCCGCCGGGATCACGATACCCAGCGTCGAAGGCATCATTCTGCTGTCTTGCGCGGTATTCGCTTTGCTGATCACGCGCAAGATTCGCTTCAGCGGCAAAATCAACGTGCTGATCGTCGCCTTCTTCGCCTTTTTCCACGGCTTTGCCCACGGCCAGGAAATTTCCACCTCCGCCAGTCTGATTTCTTACACGCTGGGCTTTATGCTGGCGACCTTGCTGCTGCACGGTGCCGGAATTTTGGTCGCCAAGTTGGTGGCGCTGGCCGCGACTTTTCTATTGACCGCGATGTTTTCGCAGTCGGTATGGGCCAAAGCCGGCCCGACCGAAACGGCCGAGCCTGCCGCTTGGACACATTTGCAGGCGGATGCGGGGTTTTACTCCGCCAATTTGGCAGGCTACGGGGGGGACTGGGACTTGGCTGCCGAGAATTCCCATGGCGCGGCGGCGAACAGTAGCGCCAAAGCCGCTCTAGCCAAACCGCCCGCCGGGTTTGCGGTCGCTGGCGCCGAATCGGTTGCGGCGGGCGTATTGCCGGTGCTTGATTGCTTTGCTGTGGCGCTGGCCGATATGGCCCGCAATTGCCTGAGCGGTTTTAAACAGCGCTTTCCGGATATCAACCAGACACCGGGTACCCAACTGCTCAGCAGCGGTGTCGGTCGCACTTCGCCGCCGTGTTCCGTTTCCGCAAGCCCCGCCCCGATTTCTTTAGCGTTCCGCTCCACCCCTTCCGTATCCGCTGAATCCATTCAGCAAATCCGCGCCGAATCTTTTGGCGCCGCTCCCGACACCCGAAACTTTTACCGCCTGCACGCGACCGCCTTTTGCGCCGCCGGCAACGGCTTGGCCCGGTACTGTCTTGGCGCCGGCCGTTCCCGCTCGTTTGCCGCGAGCAAAACCGCTTTCCACATCCAATCCGGCTCGAGACCGGTGTTCATAACAACCACGACCGCAACGATATTCGCACTATGA
- a CDS encoding TonB-dependent receptor plug domain-containing protein has protein sequence MYPLRLSRRAALFPKTLMAVGLEIALGLAGADVWAEPAPDTADTIAVAAAEEAKPAAKTVKKAKRAEKSEELEAVQVEEDGRGKNLIGIAPSASQGEVSQKQFEHRPFSRNGELVEVVPGAIATQHSGSGKANQYFLRGFNLDHGTDFTTFVDGIPMNMTTHAHGQGYMDINSIIPELVKKVEYGKGPYYAEVGDFAAAGYAKMFTMDKLDQGILKFTAGSFDYYRTLVANSMKVGDGDLLYAGEFNLYDGVWQVPEDSKKFNGQLRYTLGGDDWGMSINGKAYTNSWTATNQIPQAAIDNGSLGLYGSMDPTDGGETNRYSASASFWNQGGNWKNDANIYALYTDLNLFSNFSGFTRGAGGDQILQSERRVQTGGHFEHTRYNKLFGFEMDNSVGLQFRNDQIMDLGLYETEARQIVNTVSRHNVGVTTVGTYFKNTTHWHDKVRTIAGLRGDFINNDVEVAATGSGLASTIAANSGSRGKVMVSPKISLVLGPWYDTEFFFNAGYGYHSNDARGTTLQVNPTDGSPVDSAAARIRPAAWSRGGEAGIRSNYVPGLNSTFALWWLESSQELVFVGDAGTTEATGKSHRYGVELTNYYKPFDWLTLDADFALTTAKYADNNLYVPNSVGRVVSTGATIEAPNGLFGAIRLRHFGRVYLDRDPDTNVDYWSGDTNIVNLSAGYKQKRYKFEIDVFNILGSQSNDIAYAYESSYPNGSPNQFGILKHPVEPRMFRGTITINF, from the coding sequence ATGTACCCACTACGCCTGTCCCGGCGCGCCGCGCTGTTTCCCAAAACACTAATGGCCGTCGGCCTGGAAATCGCCCTTGGTCTGGCCGGGGCCGACGTGTGGGCCGAGCCGGCGCCGGATACGGCGGATACGATCGCCGTCGCCGCTGCCGAAGAGGCGAAGCCGGCAGCCAAAACCGTCAAAAAAGCCAAAAGAGCGGAAAAGTCGGAAGAACTGGAAGCGGTGCAAGTCGAGGAAGACGGCCGCGGCAAAAATCTGATCGGCATCGCGCCGTCGGCCTCGCAAGGCGAAGTCAGCCAGAAGCAATTCGAACATCGGCCGTTCTCGCGTAACGGTGAGCTGGTCGAAGTCGTGCCCGGCGCCATCGCCACCCAGCACAGCGGCTCCGGCAAGGCCAACCAATACTTCCTGCGCGGTTTCAATCTGGATCACGGCACCGACTTCACCACCTTCGTCGACGGCATTCCGATGAACATGACCACCCACGCCCACGGCCAGGGTTACATGGACATCAACAGCATCATTCCGGAACTGGTCAAGAAAGTCGAATACGGCAAAGGCCCCTATTACGCCGAGGTCGGCGACTTTGCCGCCGCCGGTTACGCCAAAATGTTCACGATGGACAAACTGGACCAGGGCATTTTGAAATTCACCGCCGGTTCGTTCGATTATTACCGCACGCTGGTCGCCAACTCGATGAAAGTCGGCGACGGCGATTTGCTCTATGCCGGCGAATTCAATCTGTACGACGGCGTCTGGCAAGTGCCGGAAGACTCGAAGAAATTCAACGGCCAGTTGCGTTACACCCTGGGCGGCGACGATTGGGGCATGTCGATCAACGGCAAGGCCTATACCAACAGTTGGACGGCGACCAACCAGATTCCGCAAGCGGCGATCGACAACGGCAGTCTCGGGCTTTACGGCAGTATGGACCCGACCGACGGCGGCGAAACCAACCGTTACAGTGCCTCCGCCAGTTTCTGGAATCAGGGCGGTAACTGGAAAAACGACGCCAATATCTATGCCTTGTATACCGACCTGAACCTGTTTTCCAATTTCAGCGGTTTTACCCGCGGTGCCGGCGGCGACCAGATATTGCAATCCGAGCGTCGGGTGCAAACCGGCGGCCATTTCGAACACACCCGCTACAACAAATTGTTCGGCTTCGAAATGGATAACAGCGTCGGTCTGCAATTCCGCAACGACCAGATCATGGATTTGGGCTTGTACGAAACCGAGGCCCGTCAAATCGTCAATACCGTCAGTCGCCACAATGTCGGCGTCACCACGGTCGGCACGTACTTCAAAAACACCACACACTGGCACGATAAAGTCCGCACCATTGCCGGTTTGCGCGGCGACTTTATCAACAATGACGTCGAGGTCGCCGCCACCGGTAGCGGCCTGGCATCGACGATTGCGGCCAACTCGGGCAGCCGCGGTAAGGTTATGGTCAGCCCGAAAATCAGCTTGGTCTTGGGGCCCTGGTACGACACCGAGTTTTTCTTCAACGCCGGTTACGGTTACCACTCCAACGATGCCCGCGGCACGACCCTGCAAGTTAATCCAACCGATGGCAGTCCGGTCGACTCGGCCGCCGCCCGCATTCGTCCCGCCGCCTGGTCGCGCGGCGGCGAGGCCGGTATTCGCAGCAACTATGTGCCGGGCCTGAACAGCACCTTCGCCTTGTGGTGGCTGGAATCCAGCCAGGAACTGGTGTTCGTCGGCGACGCCGGCACTACGGAAGCCACCGGCAAATCGCACCGTTACGGCGTCGAATTGACCAACTACTACAAACCGTTCGATTGGCTGACGCTGGATGCCGACTTTGCGCTGACCACCGCCAAATACGCCGACAACAATCTTTACGTTCCGAATTCGGTCGGCCGGGTGGTTTCCACCGGCGCCACGATCGAAGCGCCGAACGGCCTATTCGGCGCCATTCGCTTGCGGCATTTCGGCCGGGTCTATCTGGATCGCGATCCGGATACCAACGTCGATTACTGGTCCGGCGACACCAACATCGTCAACCTCAGCGCCGGTTACAAGCAGAAACGCTACAAATTCGAGATCGACGTGTTCAACATCCTCGGTTCGCAAAGCAACGACATCGCCTATGCCTATGAATCTTCTTATCCGAACGGTTCGCCCAACCAATTCGGCATCCTGAAGCATCCGGTCGAACCGCGCATGTTTCGCGGCACCATTACCATCAATTTCTGA
- a CDS encoding HupE/UreJ family protein — translation MTIRLPALGLALLLLVLIAGRADAHPPGLSSLDLALKPDHVEATATFALQDIEAFVAMDSDLDAEVSDAEREAAKPAIAKLLAEQLRIAVDGVEVQSQPGPVSYDGKNNAQVELQYPLAVQRQLRVQSGFLALLPDGHQQYLTVRDVAGKSLAEKMLGRNDDQYLLTLAAVADSAAPQAAFAAFGDFFKLGIEHILTGYDHLLFLFALLAVTHSLWPALKIITFFTIAHSITLACAGLRLVELPASFVEPFIAATIIYVGIENIVRGDQPKGRHWLTFGFGLIHGFGFAGVLQEMNISAADTGILLPLLAFNLGIESGQIAVAALVLPLIWWLNNQVATASRFLKGGSVAVSLMGAFWLVERTLF, via the coding sequence ATGACAATTCGACTTCCGGCTCTCGGGTTGGCGTTGTTACTGCTGGTGTTGATAGCCGGTCGGGCCGACGCCCATCCGCCCGGGCTCAGCTCGCTGGATCTGGCCTTGAAACCGGACCATGTCGAGGCCACCGCAACCTTTGCATTGCAGGATATCGAAGCCTTCGTAGCGATGGATAGCGATCTGGACGCCGAAGTCAGCGATGCCGAACGCGAAGCGGCCAAGCCCGCCATCGCCAAACTGTTGGCAGAACAATTGCGTATCGCGGTTGACGGCGTCGAGGTGCAGAGTCAGCCCGGCCCGGTCAGTTACGACGGCAAGAACAATGCCCAGGTCGAGTTGCAGTATCCGCTGGCGGTGCAACGCCAGTTGCGAGTGCAATCCGGATTTCTGGCATTGCTGCCGGACGGCCACCAGCAGTACTTGACGGTACGCGATGTCGCCGGGAAGTCGCTGGCCGAAAAGATGCTGGGCCGCAACGACGACCAATACCTCCTGACACTCGCCGCCGTCGCGGACTCGGCAGCCCCCCAAGCTGCGTTCGCGGCGTTCGGCGACTTTTTTAAGTTGGGTATCGAACACATCCTGACCGGCTACGACCACCTGCTGTTCCTGTTTGCATTATTGGCGGTGACACATAGTTTGTGGCCGGCGTTGAAGATCATCACCTTCTTTACCATCGCCCATTCCATCACCCTGGCCTGCGCCGGATTGCGACTGGTCGAACTGCCGGCCAGTTTCGTCGAACCCTTCATCGCCGCGACGATTATCTACGTCGGCATCGAGAACATTGTCCGTGGCGACCAGCCCAAGGGCCGGCACTGGCTGACCTTCGGTTTCGGTCTGATCCACGGCTTCGGTTTTGCCGGCGTGTTGCAGGAAATGAACATCTCGGCGGCCGACACCGGGATTTTGTTGCCGCTGCTGGCGTTCAATTTAGGCATAGAAAGCGGACAGATTGCCGTTGCGGCGCTGGTGCTGCCGTTGATCTGGTGGCTGAATAATCAGGTCGCAACGGCCAGCCGGTTTTTGAAGGGCGGCTCGGTCGCGGTCAGCTTGATGGGCGCGTTTTGGCTGGTGGAGCGGACCCTGTTTTAA
- a CDS encoding zinc-dependent alcohol dehydrogenase family protein, producing MILARAGTPLRLTDIDLPVPAATQVLLKVRACGVCRTDLHIADGELDRPKLPLIPGHEIVGEVIAKGSGADRFGVGQRVGVPWLGHTCGSCRYCLSRRENLCEAPGFTGYTLDGGYAEYAVAEQDYCFALPQKYGDSEAAPLLCAGLIGYRSLVAAGDAETLGIYGFGAAAHLIAQVAVWQGRRVFAFTKPGDCAGQDFARQLGAEWAGDSTQPPPRPMDAAILFAPVGALVPEALRQVAKGGTVVCAGIHMSEIPAFPYSILWGERTLRSVANLTRQDGEAFLAIAAQAPLKTHVQTFALAEANLALAQLKNGRIQGAAVLIP from the coding sequence ATGATTCTGGCGCGTGCCGGCACCCCGCTGCGCCTGACCGATATTGATTTGCCGGTTCCGGCGGCCACTCAAGTGTTATTGAAAGTCCGCGCCTGCGGCGTCTGCCGCACCGATCTGCACATAGCCGACGGCGAACTGGACCGACCCAAATTACCATTGATTCCCGGCCACGAAATCGTCGGCGAAGTGATTGCCAAAGGCTCCGGAGCCGACCGTTTCGGCGTCGGTCAGCGCGTCGGCGTGCCGTGGCTGGGCCATACCTGCGGCAGTTGCCGGTATTGCCTGAGCCGGCGGGAAAATCTGTGCGAAGCTCCCGGCTTCACCGGCTACACCTTGGATGGCGGCTATGCCGAATACGCGGTCGCCGAACAGGATTACTGTTTCGCGCTGCCGCAGAAATACGGCGACAGCGAAGCCGCCCCGCTGCTCTGCGCCGGCCTGATCGGCTACCGCTCCTTGGTCGCTGCCGGCGATGCCGAAACCCTTGGCATATACGGCTTCGGCGCCGCCGCCCACCTCATTGCCCAGGTCGCCGTCTGGCAGGGACGGCGCGTATTCGCCTTCACCAAACCCGGCGACTGCGCCGGCCAGGATTTTGCCCGGCAACTCGGCGCCGAGTGGGCCGGCGACTCGACCCAACCACCGCCGCGCCCGATGGATGCGGCAATTCTGTTCGCACCGGTCGGCGCCTTGGTTCCGGAAGCGCTACGGCAGGTCGCGAAAGGCGGAACCGTGGTTTGCGCCGGTATTCACATGAGCGAGATTCCGGCCTTTCCCTACTCGATCTTGTGGGGCGAACGCACGCTACGTTCGGTCGCCAACCTGACCCGCCAGGACGGCGAAGCCTTTCTGGCGATAGCCGCGCAAGCACCGCTGAAAACCCACGTCCAAACTTTTGCGTTGGCCGAGGCCAACCTGGCCCTGGCGCAATTGAAAAACGGCCGAATCCAGGGCGCGGCGGTTTTGATCCCCTAA
- a CDS encoding bifunctional aminoglycoside phosphotransferase/ATP-binding protein, which produces MTTQYPQLIRALCDPARYPHPVRKVEVLETHISWVLLAGRYAYKIKKPVDLGFLDFSDLPKRRFFCEEELRLNRRLAPSLYLATVAIGGSAEQPEIGREPAIEYAVKMRRFAVNKTLDHLFCRQALAPEHLDRLAQSLSAFHAALPPATADSVYGTPAAVMAPVRQNFQQLRSLLETADWPMLDRLETACETEYAAGAALIGERRQQGRIRECHGDLHLGNIVLLRQRPVPFDGIEFAPELRWIDPINDTAFLVMDLLQRGRGDLAYRFLNAYLEHSGDYAGLGLLRFYLSYRATVRAKVAGFRLAQSGDPAAKRECLAYLELASSCLTQRKPALIVMHGLPGSGKSRVARWLSQQYRLIRLRSDVERKRLFGLPPLASSRSATGGGIYRADAGRQTYDRLLELSRNLLAAGFGVIVDAAFLQYDQRRPFRELAAQVGAGFVLVAVEAEPATLHQRIIERQTAGNDASEAGLEVLEHARRNLEALQADETAGSVVFDNNADRPAAEVNSEFRRQLAELAGLRAEP; this is translated from the coding sequence ATGACCACGCAATATCCGCAGCTGATCCGGGCCCTGTGCGATCCGGCACGCTACCCGCATCCGGTCCGCAAGGTCGAGGTCCTCGAAACCCACATTTCCTGGGTGCTGCTGGCCGGCCGTTATGCTTATAAAATCAAAAAGCCGGTCGATCTGGGATTCCTGGATTTCAGCGACCTGCCCAAACGGCGATTTTTCTGCGAGGAAGAACTGCGGCTGAACCGGCGTCTGGCGCCTTCTCTTTATCTGGCAACGGTTGCCATCGGCGGCAGCGCCGAACAACCGGAAATCGGCCGCGAACCGGCCATCGAATATGCGGTAAAAATGCGTCGTTTTGCGGTGAATAAAACCCTGGACCACCTGTTCTGCCGCCAAGCGCTGGCGCCGGAACATCTCGACCGCCTGGCTCAAAGTCTCTCCGCGTTTCACGCCGCACTTCCCCCGGCAACAGCCGATTCGGTTTACGGTACGCCGGCCGCGGTGATGGCCCCGGTCAGACAAAATTTTCAGCAATTGCGGTCGCTGCTCGAAACGGCGGATTGGCCAATGCTCGACCGCTTGGAAACCGCCTGCGAAACCGAATACGCCGCCGGCGCGGCCCTGATCGGCGAGCGGCGCCAACAAGGCCGCATTCGCGAATGCCACGGCGATCTGCACCTCGGTAATATCGTGCTGTTACGCCAGCGGCCGGTACCCTTCGACGGCATCGAATTTGCGCCGGAACTACGCTGGATCGACCCGATCAACGACACCGCCTTCCTGGTGATGGACCTATTGCAGCGCGGCCGCGGCGATCTGGCCTACCGCTTTCTGAACGCTTACCTGGAACACAGCGGCGATTATGCCGGCCTGGGCCTGCTGCGGTTTTACCTGAGTTACCGGGCGACGGTGCGGGCCAAAGTCGCCGGCTTTCGTTTGGCGCAGAGCGGCGATCCGGCCGCCAAACGCGAGTGTCTGGCCTACCTGGAACTGGCGAGCAGCTGCCTGACGCAACGCAAACCGGCGCTGATTGTGATGCACGGCCTGCCCGGCAGCGGCAAAAGCCGCGTCGCCCGTTGGTTATCGCAGCAATACCGCTTGATCCGGCTCCGCTCCGACGTCGAGCGCAAACGCCTGTTCGGCCTGCCGCCGCTGGCGTCCAGCCGGTCCGCAACCGGCGGCGGCATTTACCGGGCCGATGCCGGCCGGCAAACCTATGATCGGCTGCTTGAACTGAGCCGGAATTTGCTGGCCGCCGGTTTCGGCGTGATCGTCGATGCCGCGTTTCTGCAATACGATCAACGCCGGCCGTTTCGAGAGCTGGCGGCACAGGTCGGCGCCGGATTTGTTTTGGTCGCGGTTGAGGCCGAGCCTGCTACCTTGCACCAGCGGATAATCGAGCGGCAGACCGCCGGCAACGATGCGTCGGAAGCCGGCCTGGAAGTACTGGAGCACGCCCGCCGGAACCTGGAAGCCTTACAGGCCGACGAAACCGCCGGTAGCGTAGTGTTCGATAACAATGCCGACCGGCCGGCAGCGGAGGTTAACAGTGAATTCCGGCGGCAATTGGCCGAACTGGCCGGATTGAGGGCTGAACCGTGA
- a CDS encoding undecaprenyl-diphosphate phosphatase — MDISILVKSLILGIVEGLTEFLPISSTGHLILAGDLLNFNDDKAKLFTIVIQVGAILAICWEYRAKIGSVLSGLATERQAQKFVLNLAIAFVPLAALGLLFGKFLKATLFKPVPVALAFIVGAFIIIWAEKREHKVLVESVDDLSALDALKLGIAQAFALIPGMSRSGSTIIGGLLFGLSRKAATEFSFFLAIPTLVVASAYDLYKHRDLLQADNDVLSFAIGLAAAFVSALVAVKGLLRYISHHDFIIFAWYRIVFGIVVLATAYSGLVQWTVD; from the coding sequence ATGGATATCTCAATACTCGTCAAATCCCTGATCCTCGGCATTGTCGAAGGGTTAACCGAATTCCTGCCCATTTCCAGCACCGGCCACTTGATTCTAGCCGGCGATTTGCTGAATTTTAACGACGACAAAGCCAAGCTGTTCACCATTGTGATTCAGGTTGGCGCGATCCTGGCCATTTGTTGGGAGTATCGGGCCAAGATCGGTTCGGTACTTAGCGGCCTGGCTACTGAGCGGCAGGCGCAGAAGTTCGTGTTGAATCTGGCCATCGCCTTCGTGCCGTTGGCGGCGCTGGGTCTGCTGTTCGGCAAATTCCTGAAGGCGACGCTGTTCAAACCGGTGCCGGTGGCGCTGGCCTTCATCGTCGGCGCCTTCATCATCATCTGGGCCGAAAAACGCGAGCACAAAGTCCTGGTCGAATCCGTCGACGATTTGTCGGCGCTGGATGCGTTGAAGTTGGGGATTGCCCAGGCTTTCGCGCTGATTCCGGGCATGTCGCGCTCCGGCTCGACCATTATCGGCGGCTTGCTATTCGGCTTGTCGCGCAAAGCGGCCACCGAGTTTTCGTTCTTCCTGGCGATTCCGACGCTGGTGGTGGCCAGCGCCTACGACTTATACAAACACCGCGATTTGCTGCAAGCCGATAACGACGTGTTGTCGTTTGCGATCGGTCTGGCCGCCGCTTTCGTCAGCGCGTTGGTGGCGGTGAAGGGCTTGCTGCGTTACATCAGCCACCACGATTTCATTATTTTCGCCTGGTACCGGATCGTGTTCGGTATCGTCGTGTTGGCAACGGCCTACAGCGGTCTGGTGCAGTGGACCGTTGATTGA